From a region of the Listeria monocytogenes ATCC 19117 genome:
- the sufD gene encoding Fe-S cluster assembly protein SufD, which yields MAENMTIKDDFIHAFSSNANEPDWFLDIRRNAFKAYGELDLPFVDKTKITRWNFTKFETFIPFKEGVTNETLPEKVANLVDLDNKEANFYVQMDERPARLQLQQELVDQGVIFTDIISAVKNHPELVKKYFMKDAVQVNEHKLTAFHAALVNGGIFLYVPKNVEVKAPIQAVFVQDKAESPLVNHVLLVADDNSAVTYVENYVTVDNAPKGIVSIVEEVIAEKNARITFGGVDNLASDVTTYVNRRGHIGTDSQIEWALGLMNDGDTINENVTNLMGDGSSADVKTVTVGRGKQTQNVTTRVTHYGKASNGTILSHGVMKERATTIFNGIGHIKHGASKSDAQQESRVLMLSPEARGDANPILLIDENDVVAGHAASVGRVDPLQLFYLMSRGISQKEAERLVIHGFLDPVVRQLPIESVKTMLREVIEGKVR from the coding sequence ATGGCAGAAAATATGACGATTAAAGATGATTTTATCCACGCTTTTTCAAGTAATGCGAATGAACCGGATTGGTTTTTAGATATCCGTCGCAATGCTTTTAAAGCCTACGGGGAACTGGACTTGCCTTTTGTGGATAAAACAAAAATTACTCGCTGGAATTTCACAAAGTTTGAGACGTTTATACCTTTTAAAGAAGGCGTAACGAATGAAACTCTACCGGAAAAAGTAGCGAATTTAGTTGATTTAGATAATAAAGAAGCCAATTTTTACGTTCAAATGGATGAAAGACCTGCGAGACTTCAGTTGCAACAAGAACTAGTTGACCAAGGCGTTATTTTCACAGATATTATTTCGGCTGTGAAAAACCATCCTGAACTTGTGAAGAAATATTTCATGAAAGATGCAGTTCAAGTGAATGAACACAAACTGACTGCTTTTCATGCGGCGCTTGTGAACGGTGGGATTTTCCTTTATGTTCCTAAAAATGTCGAAGTGAAAGCACCAATTCAAGCTGTTTTCGTACAAGATAAAGCGGAATCTCCACTTGTTAATCACGTGTTGCTTGTGGCGGATGATAATAGCGCAGTCACTTATGTGGAAAACTACGTAACGGTAGATAACGCACCTAAAGGGATTGTTAGCATTGTGGAAGAAGTAATCGCTGAGAAAAATGCGCGCATTACTTTTGGCGGTGTAGACAATCTTGCAAGTGATGTTACGACATATGTGAACCGTCGTGGACACATTGGAACAGATAGCCAAATTGAATGGGCGCTTGGCCTGATGAATGATGGCGATACTATCAACGAGAACGTAACAAACCTAATGGGAGACGGCTCTTCTGCTGATGTGAAAACGGTGACTGTTGGACGCGGTAAGCAAACGCAAAACGTGACAACGCGCGTGACGCATTACGGTAAAGCTTCTAATGGTACGATTTTATCCCATGGTGTTATGAAAGAAAGAGCGACAACTATTTTTAACGGAATTGGTCACATTAAACATGGCGCTTCTAAGTCAGATGCACAACAAGAATCACGTGTACTGATGCTTAGTCCTGAAGCACGCGGTGATGCGAACCCAATTTTATTAATTGATGAAAATGACGTAGTAGCAGGGCATGCGGCTTCTGTTGGACGCGTTGATCCACTACAATTATTCTATTTGATGAGTCGCGGGATTTCTCAAAAAGAAGCAGAAAGATTAGTTATTCATGGCTTCTTAGACCCTGTTGTTCGTCAGTTACCAATCGAAAGTGTGAAAACGATGCTTCGTGAAGTAATCGAAGGGAAAGTGCGCTAA
- the sufC gene encoding Fe-S cluster assembly ATPase SufC: MATLKIQDLHVEIEGKEILKGVNLEISTGEIHAIMGPNGTGKSTLSSAIMGHPKYEVTQGTITLDGEDVLEMEVDERARAGLFLAMQYPSEISGVTNAEFIRAAINSRREEGDEIPVMQFIRKLDAKMDILDMDEEMAERYLNEGFSGGEKKRNEILQLLMIEPKLAILDEIDSGLDIDALKVVSKGVNEMRGEGFGCLIITHYQRLLNYITPDFVHVMMQGKVVKEGGPELAKRLEAEGYDWIKQELGIELEEEEAVDQQ, encoded by the coding sequence ATGGCAACTTTAAAGATTCAAGATTTACATGTTGAAATAGAAGGAAAAGAAATTTTGAAGGGTGTTAACCTGGAAATTTCAACTGGCGAAATCCACGCTATCATGGGACCGAACGGAACAGGTAAATCTACGTTGTCCTCAGCTATTATGGGGCATCCAAAATATGAAGTAACACAAGGAACAATCACGCTTGACGGGGAAGATGTACTCGAAATGGAAGTAGACGAACGCGCTCGTGCTGGTCTTTTCTTAGCGATGCAATATCCAAGTGAGATTAGTGGTGTTACAAACGCTGAATTCATTCGTGCAGCAATCAATAGCCGCCGCGAAGAAGGCGACGAAATTCCAGTAATGCAATTCATCCGCAAACTAGATGCCAAAATGGATATTTTAGATATGGACGAAGAAATGGCGGAACGTTATTTAAATGAAGGATTTTCAGGCGGAGAGAAAAAACGTAATGAAATCTTGCAATTATTAATGATCGAGCCAAAATTAGCGATTTTAGATGAAATTGACTCTGGTCTTGATATCGATGCGCTTAAAGTTGTCTCTAAAGGTGTAAATGAAATGCGCGGCGAAGGATTCGGTTGCTTAATCATTACCCATTACCAACGTTTACTGAACTACATCACACCAGATTTTGTTCACGTAATGATGCAAGGTAAAGTAGTAAAAGAAGGCGGACCTGAACTTGCGAAACGTTTAGAAGCAGAAGGTTATGACTGGATTAAACAAGAGCTTGGTATCGAACTTGAGGAAGAAGAAGCAGTAGACCAACAATAA